Proteins encoded together in one Chitinophaga sp. LS1 window:
- a CDS encoding DUF1328 family protein yields the protein MLRWTITFLIIALVAALFGFGGIAASAAGIAKIIFFIFLILLVISLVMGRRSRI from the coding sequence ATGTTACGCTGGACAATTACATTCTTAATTATCGCTTTAGTCGCTGCTTTGTTTGGTTTTGGTGGTATCGCAGCCAGTGCAGCAGGCATTGCAAAGATTATTTTCTTCATCTTCCTGATCCTGCTGGTTATTTCACTGGTTATGGGCAGAAGAAGCCGCATATAA
- a CDS encoding PAS domain-containing sensor histidine kinase, with the protein MISKIGFDVLFNNATIGIIVTDEKGRIILANPFLLNQFGYKEDEVLGQLIELLVPTRFQHQHVHHRDGFNKHPRNRPMGAGLELFGRRKDGSEFAVEVSLGNYVTDGGHFVIAFVSDISARKASEQALINLNAELEAKVDERTKALSEMLEKEKGLNELKSRFVTMASHEFRTPLSTILSSIFLIARYETTEEQPKRYKHIERIKSAVNMLTDILNDFLSVGKIEEGAIQVRYSEFDIRAHIENIISELVGLLRPGQEIEYDHIGKTILTLDPVLIKHIIINLLSNAIKFSLGEKPVVLTTTYVGDELVLSVKDHGVGISKEDQQHLFERFFRGENVSNIQGTGLGLHIVAKYTELMNGRIECISELDNGTEFRITLRSHN; encoded by the coding sequence ATGATTAGTAAAATAGGCTTCGACGTATTATTCAATAATGCCACGATTGGTATTATTGTAACAGATGAAAAGGGTAGGATTATACTCGCAAATCCTTTCCTGCTCAACCAATTTGGCTATAAAGAAGATGAGGTGCTGGGCCAGCTCATAGAGCTTCTTGTACCTACCCGTTTTCAGCACCAGCATGTTCACCACAGAGATGGTTTCAATAAGCATCCCCGGAATCGTCCTATGGGCGCCGGTCTGGAACTTTTTGGCCGTCGTAAGGATGGGAGTGAGTTTGCTGTGGAGGTGAGTCTTGGTAACTATGTTACCGATGGCGGCCACTTTGTGATCGCCTTTGTGAGCGATATTTCTGCCCGCAAGGCTTCAGAGCAGGCACTCATTAACCTCAATGCAGAGCTGGAGGCGAAGGTAGATGAGCGTACCAAGGCACTTAGTGAGATGTTGGAGAAGGAGAAAGGGCTGAATGAATTGAAGTCGCGGTTCGTAACCATGGCGTCGCATGAATTCAGAACCCCACTGAGTACGATCCTTTCTTCGATCTTCCTGATTGCCAGGTATGAGACTACGGAGGAGCAGCCCAAGCGGTATAAGCACATAGAGCGGATCAAATCGGCCGTGAATATGTTGACGGATATTCTGAATGATTTCCTATCGGTAGGGAAGATAGAAGAAGGAGCGATACAGGTACGGTATTCGGAATTTGATATCAGGGCGCACATAGAGAATATTATCAGCGAACTCGTTGGACTGCTCAGACCAGGGCAGGAAATAGAATATGACCATATAGGGAAGACGATACTGACGCTTGACCCGGTTTTAATTAAGCATATTATTATCAATTTATTGTCTAATGCGATAAAGTTCTCGCTAGGTGAAAAGCCGGTGGTGTTGACGACTACGTATGTGGGGGATGAGTTGGTGCTGTCTGTGAAGGATCATGGGGTAGGGATTTCGAAGGAGGATCAGCAGCATTTGTTTGAAAGGTTTTTTAGAGGGGAGAATGTGTCGAATATACAGGGGACTGGGTTGGGATTGCATATAGTGGCGAAGTATACGGAGTTGATGAATGGGAGGATTGAGTGTATTAGTGAGTTGGATAATGGGACGGAGTTCCGGATTACGTTGAGATCACATAATTGA